In Castanea sativa cultivar Marrone di Chiusa Pesio chromosome 6, ASM4071231v1, a single window of DNA contains:
- the LOC142638810 gene encoding condensin complex subunit 2, protein MAETLSPNPKQRLLQSPTSPFFLGSNDDHLERARARAARAAKVRRISVVSPPPRGSSDPDKFLGKHQILDLFRNCIKLASENKINQKNTWELNLIDHLTEVIKVEEEDDAETNFQKASCTLEAGVKIYSLRVDSVHSEAYKVLGGMNRAGQENEQDATEDDANVDIGQEGGHSKKETERKLSPLSTLESSFEALNVKKFDVAFAVDPLYHQTSAQFDEGGAKGLLMNNLGVYGGCRVLFDSLEIPGKCTSCENQHDKSDTIDLSFAKEYVEQMVLNMRRKEEISPTLRDIVNQFDEDNRRSSDLYSSGQKSAENVDVAYEADFVGDAFENCGTWNYDHDDQASVADEGPIYAESTNPNYHEENEPFSFEPNMDNRFEKVDGYLFLSLGLTKQNAWAGPDHWKYKKSKVLEDDPAAKNESPVITKRPRNKKQAEYDIDFTKALDEVMSDVFAPPKNPKSLLLPGNRAPSNIKLPEDCHYQPEDLVKLFLLPNVKCLGGKGRKCSDLSRQQCDDYGPLPSWDDDSAFGGQFDDGNHHSDVEDSSTLVSQPRQVNKVEVQYDKTSKQVDVQALKETLWDHIQESPKMCPQGLQEVASFRQILASFPTDCKAAATISDISPHLCFICLLHLANEHGLSIYDNSNLDDLSIRLSS, encoded by the exons ATGGCCGAAACCCTAAGCCCAAACCCCAAACAACGGCTCCTCCAATCGCCCACCAGCCCCTTCTTCCTCGGCTCCAACGACGACCACCTCGAGCGCGCCCGGGCCCGAGCCGCCCGCGCAGCCAAGGTCCGTCGCATCTCCGTCGTCTCTCCGCCTCCACGCGGCTCCTCCGATCCCGATAAATTCCTCGGCAAGCATCAGATCCTCGATCTCTTCCGCAATTGCATCAAACTCGCCAGCGAAAAT AAAATTAATCAGAAGAACACTTGGGAGCTGAATTTGATAGACCATTTAACAGAAGTTATAAAGgttgaggaagaagatgatgctGAGACGAACTTTCAAAAG GCAAGTTGCACTCTTGAAGCTGGAGTTAAGATTTACTCTTTAAGGGTGGATTCCGTGCATTCAGAGGCATATAAGGTCCTTGGTGGGATGAACAGAGCAGGTCAAGAAAATGAACAAG ATGCTACTGAGGATGATGCCAATGTTGACATTGGACAAGAGGGAGGTCATTCCAaaaaagagacagagagaaag TTGTCCCCTTTATCAACACTGGAATCATCTTTCGAGGCTCTTAATGTAAAGAAGTTTGATG TTGCATTTGCAGTCGATCCACTTTATCATCAGACCTCTGCACAATTTGATGAAGGTGGAGCCAAGGGTCTTTTAATGAATAATCTTGGAGTATATGGTGGATGTAGGGTGCTTTTTGATTCACTTGAAATACCAGGGAAGTGCACATCATGTGAAAATCAGCATGATAAATCAGATACAATTGATCTATCTTTTGCCAAAG AATATGTTGAACAGATGGTATTGAACATGCgaagaaaggaagaaatttCGCCAACTCTGAGAGACATAGTCAATCAATTTGATGAAGATAATAGAAGGTCATCTGATCTCTATTCCTCTGGCCAGAAATCAGCAGAAAATGTTGATGTAGCTTATGAAGCTGATTTTGTTGGTGATGCTTTTGAGAATTGTGGGACCTGGAATTATGATCATGATGACCAAGCAAGTGTGGCTGATGAGGGCCCCATTTATGCGGAATCAACTAATCCAAATTATCATGAG gaaaatgaaccattttcttTTGAACCTAATATGGACAATAGATTTGAGAAAGTTGATGGTTATCTGTTCTTAAGTCTGGGGTTGACTAAACAAAATGCTTGGGCAGGTCCTGATCATTGGAAGTACAAAAAATCTAAAG TTTTAGAGGATGATCCTGCTGCAAAAAATGAATCACCAGTAATAACCAAACGTCCAAGAAATAAGAAACAAGCAGAATATGATATTGATTTCACAAAAGCATTGGATGAAGTTATGTCAGACGTCTTTGCTCCTCCCAAAAATCCCAAGTCGTTACTACTGCCTGGGAATAGAGCACCTTCTAATATAAAACTTCCTGAAGATTGCCATTATCAACCAGAAGATCTTGTAAAGCTATTTCTTCTCCCAAATGTAAAG TGTCTTGGGGGGAAGGGAAGAAAATGCTCAG ATTTATCAAGGCAACAATGTGATGATTATGGGCCTCTGCCATCCTGGGATGATGATAGTGCATTTGGTGGCCAATTTGATGATGGAAATCACCATAGTGATGTAGAGGACTCCAGCACACTTGTTTCTCAACCTCGCCAG GTAAATAAAGTTGAGGTCCAGTATGACAAAACTTCTAAGCAAGTTGATGTCCAGGCACTGAAAGAAACTCTTTGGGACCATATACAAGAATCTCCTAAAATGTGTCCTCAG GGTCTACAAGAAGTGGCATCATTCAGGCAGATCTTGGCCAGCTTTCCTACTGACTGCAAAGCTGCTGCAACTATTAGTGATATCTCCCCTCATTTGTGTTTTATATGCCTCTTACATTTGGCTAACGAGCATGGGTTGAGCATTTATGACAACTCCAATTTGGATGATCTCAGTATACGCCTTTCCTCATAA